TACGGCTTCGGTTATCAGCTGGGAGGTGGCTCCGCCTGAAATACGCGACCCGGCTGGTGCTAATGTATTTGCTGTTCTCGGTGCTGTCCTTTGCCGTTATCATTATTTCGGTGAATAAGGCGATTGACTATTTCAGCTTCGTAACGATAGAGAAGCAAATGATGGAGAAGGCGGATCTGGGCGAGATGTCCTTCAGGGAGGTGCTCTCCAGGCACGAACAAGAGGTAGATGCAGGGCAGATGGAGGAGGTGGCGAGAAGCGCGCTGGAGACGTTAAAAGCCTCCGTCAAGGAGGTGCGGATCTACGACAGCAGCCAGAAGCTGCTGGGACTCGCCGTTGACGGGATTGTGATCAATAACAAGACCCCCGTCATTTTTCCCGGGAATATCCAGAACGCCCTTAAGGGCAATTATGCATACACGGTCTCTGAGGATCACCTGCTGTACTTCGCGGTTCCGATTCAAGACAAATATTATCAGAACAGCTATGTGTACGAGTTCGTGGAGGATGTCTCTTATTTCTATACGATGATGGACCAGATCCGCTATATCCTGTTCGCCGGTGCGGGAGGATTCATTATTCTGATTACGCTCTCCAGTCTATTCATCGCCCGCAATATGACGAAGCCGATCAAATATCTGCTTGGCGCGACGGAGAGCTTCTCCAACCAGCAGTTCCGGGAGGTGCGTCTGAACAGGAAGGATGAGCTGGGCATGCTGGCTGCGGGCCTGAACCGGATGGGCATTCAGCTCAGTGACTATATCCAGTATCAGAAGCAGTTTGTCTCGAACGTATCCCATGAGCTGAAGACGCCGCTTGCGGCCATTAAGGGGTTCTCACAATATTTGTACGAAGGTGAGGATGAGGATGAGGAGCTGCAGCGGATCTACTTCCATCTGGTGAATGAATCGGACCGCCTGACCCGGCTGGTCAATGAGCTGCTCATGCTGTCGCGCTTCGATAAGGCAGGGCAGGACGGAATCGATGCCGAGAAGACGGACCTGGCACAGCTGGCCGCAGGGGTAGCCGCTGGATTGAGGGTCAAGGCGGAGAGTAAGGGGATAGAGCTTACGATCCGGCAGGGTCCGCCGGCCTTCGTCTTTGTGAATCAGGTATTGATGTCCCATGCCATTGCGAATGTACTGGACAATGCCATTAAATACTCCGGTCCACGTACCCGCGTAAGCATTGAAACTTCAGTCCGGGAGCAGGAAGCCATCGTGCAGATCAGCGATCAGGGCATCGGAATCAGCGCGGATGAACTTACCCGTGTACAGGAACGCTTCTACCGGGCACGGAATGCCAGCGCGGCAGGCGGAACGGGGCTGGGGTTATCCATCTGTAAGGAGATCGCCGAGAAGTTCGGCGGACACCTCAGCATAGAGAGCCAGCTCGGAACCGGAACCACGGTCTCCATCCGTCTGCCGCTCCTGTGAACAGGTGTTACAAGACTGATACAACTCTGTTATTACACTAATAAATGGTTTTCGTATACTAACCTCATACCAAACAAACAACGCGTCCATCGCGTACATTCATGGAGGGATTACTTATGGGAACATTTACAAAACCGGCAGCGCTGCTGCTGCCCGCAGTATTATTAATGACACTTCTGGCAGGATGCCAGTCCGATTCGGCCGCTCCGGCGGCCACTCCTTCGGCAGAACCTACAGCTGAAGCGGTGGCCACGGCGGCACCGGAAGCTTCGGCTACTCCGGCTGCTGAGCCAGCGGCGACTGAAGCTGCTACGGCTGAGCCAACCCCTGCGGCTTCAGCAGGCAGCTCCGAGGCGATCAAGGAGGGAACCATTGAGAAGGAAGGAAATGTGATTCTGAAGGAGCTGGCTTTTGTCCATAAGGATCACACCATCGCCCTCTCCGACATTGTGGATGATGCTAAGCTGGAGAGTATGCTGGGCAAGGCAACGGCGAAGAAATCGCACACGTATTCCCTGGATGACGGTAAGAATATGGATACCCTGATCGGCAGAACAGAGAAGACGTATACCTTCCCGGGCCTTGAGATTAAGACGATTGATTCGGGTGATGGCAAGCAGTTCTACATCTTCAGCATGAAGATTACCGATCCGAAGTACACTACGGTCCGTAATATCAAGGTCGGAGACAGCCTGGATACACTCAAAAAAGCCTATCCCGAAGGCAAGCTGACCGGAGACGGGGCACCCGAGGAAGAGGATGACTACCGGTTCGCCCCAAGCAACTATGTGGATTATATCCTGTTCCATGTCAAGGGCGCTAAGGT
The sequence above is a segment of the Paenibacillus sp. FSL R7-0204 genome. Coding sequences within it:
- a CDS encoding sensor histidine kinase, which gives rise to MYLLFSVLSFAVIIISVNKAIDYFSFVTIEKQMMEKADLGEMSFREVLSRHEQEVDAGQMEEVARSALETLKASVKEVRIYDSSQKLLGLAVDGIVINNKTPVIFPGNIQNALKGNYAYTVSEDHLLYFAVPIQDKYYQNSYVYEFVEDVSYFYTMMDQIRYILFAGAGGFIILITLSSLFIARNMTKPIKYLLGATESFSNQQFREVRLNRKDELGMLAAGLNRMGIQLSDYIQYQKQFVSNVSHELKTPLAAIKGFSQYLYEGEDEDEELQRIYFHLVNESDRLTRLVNELLMLSRFDKAGQDGIDAEKTDLAQLAAGVAAGLRVKAESKGIELTIRQGPPAFVFVNQVLMSHAIANVLDNAIKYSGPRTRVSIETSVREQEAIVQISDQGIGISADELTRVQERFYRARNASAAGGTGLGLSICKEIAEKFGGHLSIESQLGTGTTVSIRLPLL